The genomic DNA TATCCATACCGAATGAAAGGTTCAGACTCTCAAGCAGTTCATCAAGTTCTGTAAGTGACTTCTTACCGAAGTTACGGAATTTCAACAGGTCATTCTTGTTGAATTTAACCAGTTCACCTAATGTTTCAACATCTGCGGCCTTCAAGCAATTCAATGCGCGAACGGAAAGATCCATATCCGAGAGCTTGCTCTTCAGCAACTGACGCATGTGAAGCACTTCTTCATCGAATTCCTCATTACCGTCAGTGTCAACTGTCTCGATAGCAATCTTTTCATCTGAGAACAACATGAAATGGTGAATCAGAATCTTAGCTGCTTCTTTTAACGCTTCCTTCGGATGAATAGAACCATCAGTGGCTATTTCAAGAACCAACTTTTCGTAGTCCGTCTTTTGCTCAACACGGAAGTTCTCGATCGAATACTTAACGTTGCGAATAGGTGTGTAAATAGAGTCGATTGCAATCACGTGCATGTCTGCATTCGGATCTCTGTTTTCATCAGCGGGAACATATCCGCGACCTTTGTTAATCGTCAGCTCGATCTGGAAACCTGCGTTCGGATCCAAACGACAAATAACCAACTCAGGATTCAATACCTCGAATCCGGTCAGCTGTTTACCAATATCACCGGCTTTGAACACTTCCGAACCCGAAACAGTAATACTTACTTTTTCATTCTCTATGTCGTCTACAATATGCTTGAACCGTACTTGTTTCAGATTCAAGATAATGTTTGTCACATCCTCGATAACACCGGGGATTGTACCAAATTCATGGTCAACCCCTTCGATTTTAATGGATGTAATAGCAAAACCTTCAAGTGACGACAGGAGAATACGGCGCAGAGCATTACCTATAGTAATACCATAGCCGGGTTCCAACGGACGAAATTCAAACTTTCCGAAGAAATTGTCCGCTTCCAACATTAATACTTTATCGGGTTTTTGAAATGCTAATATCGCCATGGAAATCAATTATTATTTAGAATACAATTCTACGATCAACTGCTCTTTAATGTTTTCAGGAATGTCAGCTCTTTCCGGCAGATGCAGTAATTTTCCGCTTAAAGAAGACTGATCCCATTCGATCCAAGGATACTTGCTGTGGTTGAATCCTGACAGTGCGTCGGCAATCACTTCAAGAGATTTGGATTTTTCTCTAACACCAATAACCTGACCGGCTTTTACAGAGTA from Parabacteroides merdae ATCC 43184 includes the following:
- a CDS encoding DNA-directed RNA polymerase subunit alpha — encoded protein: MAILAFQKPDKVLMLEADNFFGKFEFRPLEPGYGITIGNALRRILLSSLEGFAITSIKIEGVDHEFGTIPGVIEDVTNIILNLKQVRFKHIVDDIENEKVSITVSGSEVFKAGDIGKQLTGFEVLNPELVICRLDPNAGFQIELTINKGRGYVPADENRDPNADMHVIAIDSIYTPIRNVKYSIENFRVEQKTDYEKLVLEIATDGSIHPKEALKEAAKILIHHFMLFSDEKIAIETVDTDGNEEFDEEVLHMRQLLKSKLSDMDLSVRALNCLKAADVETLGELVKFNKNDLLKFRNFGKKSLTELDELLESLNLSFGMDITKYKLDKE